Proteins co-encoded in one Terriglobales bacterium genomic window:
- a CDS encoding formate dehydrogenase subunit gamma, translated as MSTSQTISPTLTAESRGGRVLRYTFAERVNHWITAFAYTYCLWTGLAFWSPYLYWMATIVGGGPTARFWHPWVGLVYVAGCIWMVKMWLADLTITDADRQWQKSVKYYVENQDEKLPAIGRFNWGQKIFFWVMLWGGILLLLSGLGLWFVESIPAWLRHLSITVHVIAALATIGAFIIHIYMGTAMVRGSYTAIVRGEVTSEWARHHHRLWYEKITGQRRER; from the coding sequence GTGAGCACAAGCCAAACCATATCGCCAACTCTCACTGCAGAAAGCCGCGGCGGCCGCGTCCTGCGCTACACGTTCGCCGAGCGAGTGAACCACTGGATAACCGCTTTCGCTTATACCTATTGCCTATGGACAGGCCTCGCGTTCTGGTCACCTTATTTGTACTGGATGGCGACCATAGTGGGCGGCGGTCCTACCGCCCGCTTCTGGCATCCCTGGGTCGGTTTGGTTTACGTCGCCGGCTGCATATGGATGGTGAAGATGTGGCTGGCAGATCTGACCATCACCGATGCTGACCGCCAGTGGCAGAAGTCGGTAAAGTACTACGTCGAGAACCAGGACGAAAAGCTTCCCGCCATCGGACGCTTCAACTGGGGCCAGAAGATATTCTTCTGGGTGATGCTGTGGGGCGGCATCCTGTTGCTGCTTTCCGGTTTGGGATTGTGGTTTGTGGAGTCGATTCCGGCATGGCTCCGCCACTTGTCGATCACGGTCCACGTGATCGCCGCACTGGCCACGATCGGCGCCTTTATCATTCACATTTACATGGGCACGGCCATGGTTCGTGGCAGCTATACCGCGATCGTCCGCGGCGAGGTAACGAGTGAATGGGCCCGGCATCACCACCGCCTGTGGTACGAAAAGATAACGGGCCAACGACGAGAGCGATGA
- a CDS encoding twin-arginine translocation signal domain-containing protein has protein sequence MNATRRDFLKVSALAGTGLSLFGFDLTPAYAQVRALKIARATETRSTCPYCSVSCGVLIYTIGDKAKNVTPQVIHVEGDPDHPINRGTLCPKGASLEQDILNPRRLLKPQVRRPGSYQWDDISWDQAIDEIAHRVKKTRDDTFIQQDAQGHTVNRCETISWIGGCTDTNEFNYLVGKAMRSLGVCYIETQARV, from the coding sequence GTGAACGCTACACGCAGAGATTTTCTTAAGGTCAGTGCCCTGGCGGGAACTGGCCTTTCCCTTTTTGGATTTGACTTAACTCCAGCCTACGCGCAAGTTCGCGCACTGAAGATCGCACGCGCAACAGAAACGCGCTCTACGTGTCCTTATTGCTCGGTAAGCTGCGGCGTCCTTATCTACACGATCGGCGATAAGGCCAAAAACGTGACGCCGCAGGTGATCCATGTCGAAGGCGATCCGGATCATCCGATCAACCGTGGAACGCTTTGTCCGAAGGGCGCGTCGCTGGAACAGGACATCCTCAATCCGCGCCGCCTGCTGAAGCCGCAGGTGCGCCGGCCTGGCTCGTACCAGTGGGACGACATCTCCTGGGATCAGGCGATTGATGAGATCGCGCATCGCGTAAAGAAGACGCGCGACGACACTTTCATTCAGCAGGATGCGCAGGGACACACCGTGAATCGATGCGAGACGATCAGCTGGATCGGCGGATGCACCGACACGAACGAATTCAACTATCTCGTCGGCAAGGCCATGCGCAGCCTGGGGGTCTGCTACATCGAAACCCAGGCCAGAGTTTGA
- a CDS encoding formate dehydrogenase accessory protein FdhE: MKLSKWDQRIQRAERLAETHPFAEEVLRFYKEVAMLQRELYFSFERLFGGTLDARENALLDTDLNLDPILPSFGVFLSRIQTIAPGPIRASASNLQSQGVPGWRDSLTSSWWSSPDFQPAAGDGEALLASMFLQPLAEFLADRSSPQPRGETLAICPVCNARPLVGVLRPEGDGAKRSLICSRCATEWAFRRIVCPACGEETVDKLAVYTATQFEHVRVEACDTCRYYIKTVDLTKNGHAVPVVDELATIPLNLWAQEHDYVKLRANLLGI, from the coding sequence ATGAAGCTTTCGAAGTGGGATCAGCGCATTCAGCGCGCTGAAAGGTTGGCGGAGACCCATCCGTTTGCAGAAGAGGTGCTGCGCTTCTATAAAGAAGTCGCAATGTTGCAGCGCGAACTCTACTTTTCGTTCGAAAGATTGTTCGGCGGAACTCTCGATGCACGCGAAAACGCTCTCCTCGACACTGACCTGAATCTCGATCCAATCCTGCCGAGCTTTGGAGTCTTCCTCTCGCGAATCCAGACGATCGCGCCCGGTCCTATTCGCGCTTCGGCGAGCAACCTCCAATCGCAGGGCGTGCCTGGTTGGCGGGACTCTCTCACCTCTTCATGGTGGAGTTCTCCAGATTTTCAGCCTGCTGCCGGTGACGGAGAAGCGCTGCTGGCGTCGATGTTCCTGCAACCACTCGCAGAGTTTCTCGCGGACCGCAGCTCGCCCCAACCTCGCGGCGAGACTCTCGCAATTTGTCCGGTCTGTAATGCGCGTCCGCTGGTGGGCGTGCTAAGACCGGAAGGCGATGGAGCCAAGCGATCTTTGATTTGTTCGCGGTGTGCGACGGAATGGGCGTTCCGCAGAATCGTGTGCCCAGCGTGTGGCGAAGAGACAGTGGACAAACTCGCAGTTTATACCGCGACGCAATTCGAGCATGTCCGCGTCGAAGCCTGCGACACGTGCCGGTACTACATCAAAACCGTTGATCTAACCAAGAACGGTCACGCCGTGCCAGTAGTGGACGAACTGGCCACGATTCCATTGAACCTGTGGGCGCAGGAGCACGACTACGTCAAGTTGCGCGCTAATTTGTTGGGAATTTAA
- a CDS encoding MarR family transcriptional regulator yields MTKSAEIDAAKLWLVLSKAHRAMKALAEQSIVGTGLGFTDFMVLEALLHKGPMTITEIQSRVLLASGSMTAAIDRLEKNALVTRNFTAADRRARVIELTGEGRRVIQTSFKQHLRDLESATTPLNEEERRQLYLLIKKLGLRAEEVRDKGEKKKLVESL; encoded by the coding sequence ATGACCAAGAGCGCAGAGATCGACGCGGCGAAGCTTTGGCTGGTCCTCTCTAAAGCTCATCGCGCGATGAAGGCATTGGCTGAGCAGAGCATCGTTGGCACCGGACTTGGCTTCACCGACTTCATGGTGCTCGAGGCCCTGCTCCACAAAGGTCCGATGACGATTACCGAAATTCAGAGCAGAGTGCTGCTTGCGAGCGGATCCATGACGGCCGCGATAGATCGTCTGGAAAAAAACGCTCTGGTGACACGCAACTTCACCGCGGCTGACAGACGTGCGCGAGTGATTGAACTAACCGGAGAAGGCAGGCGCGTAATCCAGACGAGTTTCAAGCAGCACCTCAGGGACCTTGAGTCGGCAACCACACCCTTGAACGAAGAAGAGAGGCGGCAACTCTATCTATTGATTAAGAAGTTAGGTCTGCGCGCGGAAGAGGTAAGGGATAAGGGCGAAAAAAAGAAGTTGGTTGAAAGTTTGTAA
- a CDS encoding putative toxin-antitoxin system toxin component, PIN family, with the protein MLRAVLDANVFISSAIRPEGPPGAIIERFLRHGAFELVLSQAIVDEVLRALKYPKIRKYLSQAFDTERWFEDIVVLSYFVAGKYGITPVSKDPDDDKYIAAALEGRADFIVAGDSDLLSIKQYQQVRIVSPRAFLDLLSGDAVPL; encoded by the coding sequence GTGCTCCGCGCCGTTCTGGATGCAAATGTCTTTATAAGCTCCGCGATTCGTCCTGAGGGACCGCCTGGAGCGATCATTGAACGGTTCCTGCGTCACGGTGCCTTTGAGTTAGTGTTGTCGCAAGCTATTGTCGACGAAGTTTTGCGCGCCCTCAAATATCCGAAAATTCGTAAATATCTTAGTCAAGCTTTCGATACTGAGCGATGGTTCGAGGATATTGTGGTTCTTTCCTACTTCGTCGCCGGCAAGTACGGGATTACACCCGTCAGCAAAGATCCTGACGACGACAAGTACATAGCGGCAGCACTTGAAGGTCGCGCCGATTTCATCGTCGCAGGCGATTCAGATTTGTTGAGCATAAAGCAATATCAACAGGTCCGCATTGTCAGCCCACGGGCGTTTCTGGATCTGCTGAGCGGTGATGCCGTTCCTCTTTAA
- a CDS encoding pirin family protein — protein sequence MITIRKSEERGHADHGWLNSYHTFSFANYFDLKNMGFRSLRVINEDRVAPGQGFGTHGHRDMEILSYVLEGSLAHQDSMGHKEVLGPNEIQRMSAGKGVMHSEFNASKSEPVHFLQIWIEPATTGTPSSYEQIAFNPEEKKGKLKLLAGPKAGNGASKINQDAKVFVSELGKGDSVSYDLGTERYAWVHVIRGAVTLNGKTLQGGDAASVSDEASLTITGENEQSSEILLFDLA from the coding sequence ATGATCACTATTCGTAAAAGCGAGGAGCGCGGCCATGCCGATCATGGCTGGCTGAACTCATATCACACGTTTTCATTCGCAAATTACTTCGATCTCAAGAACATGGGATTTCGCAGCCTGCGCGTAATCAATGAAGACCGGGTAGCTCCGGGACAAGGATTCGGAACTCACGGGCATCGCGATATGGAGATTCTCAGCTACGTGCTCGAGGGGTCTTTGGCGCACCAGGACAGCATGGGACATAAAGAGGTGCTCGGTCCCAATGAGATTCAGCGCATGTCTGCTGGGAAAGGCGTGATGCACAGCGAGTTCAACGCGTCAAAGAGCGAGCCTGTGCACTTCCTGCAGATTTGGATCGAGCCCGCGACTACCGGAACTCCTTCCAGCTACGAGCAGATCGCGTTCAATCCTGAGGAGAAGAAGGGAAAGCTCAAGCTGCTGGCCGGCCCAAAGGCCGGGAATGGCGCGTCGAAGATCAATCAGGACGCCAAGGTCTTCGTTTCCGAATTAGGAAAGGGCGATTCCGTTTCCTATGACCTCGGCACAGAGCGATATGCCTGGGTACATGTGATTCGGGGCGCTGTGACTCTGAATGGGAAGACTCTTCAGGGCGGCGATGCTGCGTCCGTGAGCGACGAAGCATCGTTGACGATAACTGGTGAGAATGAGCAGTCAAGCGAGATACTGTTGTTTGATCTTGCCTGA
- the fdnG gene encoding formate dehydrogenase-N subunit alpha yields the protein MTNGYTDIKNTDMMLIMGGNPAENHPCGFKWAIEAKRTRNAKMIVVDPRFTRTAATADLFCQIRAGADIAFLGGMIKYAIDNNRIAKDYLVNFTNAAFIVKDGFKLPEDGLYSGFDPATQVYDKSTWNYQEGGDMSHAAAAALMAGPTVAAANNRPEPKGSESGYEPQQASPGGPQTPGGHGQGNQAGGPAGAKATEAPKPAPILPPNVAYDLTLQHPRCVFQLLKQQYSRYTPEMVERITGVPKDQFLKAADLYTSIRKDGDMKKAGTVIYAVGWTQHTFGTQIIRTAAMLQLIMGNVGRAGGGVNALRGHSNIQGATDMGGVFDIWPGYVKVPNPTDADLKTYFKRITPTPSKPNSWDSFNYWSNTPKFAVSYLKAMYGDAATKDNDFAFQYMPKIDRNYSWTQLWDNMYRGKVQGMFAFGMNGVAIGPDSQKNIEALKKADWLVVGEIYPDETSEFWRSPGISADDAKSIQTTVYRLPCAGFAEKDGSMTNSSRWLQWKNIAVPPPGQARLDQDIVAQIFLRVRDLYKSDGGKFPDPILNLTWKYTDPQHPSLSEVAKEYNGKALADLTDPKTQQVIKAGQQLPGFAWLKDDGTTSCGIWIYCGSWTEAGPQLARRGTEDPSGLGVYQNWAWSWPANRRILYNRASCDVSGKPWDPDRKQIWWNEATQTWVGNDVPDFKADSNPKDHMGPFIMNAEGVGRIFAPLAAFADGPFPEHYEPFESPISNPLHPNQQNNPVVKKFTTPADKYGTPKDGFDIVCTTYRLTEHYHYWTKNNPVNVQLIPEPFVEIPVELANNLGIKGGDNVKVTSARSYYVAKAFVTKRIKPMTVDGKMVYQIGIPIHQGFRGIQEDADRNARTLLNRLTPTVTDPNAYTPEFKGFLVKLEKA from the coding sequence ATGACCAATGGCTACACCGACATAAAGAACACCGACATGATGTTGATCATGGGTGGCAATCCTGCGGAGAACCATCCATGCGGATTCAAGTGGGCGATCGAGGCAAAGCGCACTCGCAACGCCAAGATGATCGTGGTCGACCCGCGCTTTACCCGCACCGCTGCGACTGCTGATCTCTTCTGCCAGATTCGCGCCGGCGCTGACATCGCTTTCCTCGGCGGCATGATCAAGTACGCGATCGACAACAATCGCATCGCGAAGGATTATCTCGTCAACTTCACCAACGCCGCGTTCATCGTGAAGGACGGATTTAAGCTGCCGGAGGATGGATTGTATTCCGGCTTCGATCCGGCCACTCAGGTCTACGACAAGTCGACGTGGAACTACCAGGAAGGCGGCGACATGAGCCACGCCGCGGCGGCTGCTCTTATGGCAGGTCCAACTGTTGCCGCGGCAAACAATCGTCCTGAGCCCAAAGGTTCCGAATCGGGATACGAGCCGCAACAGGCGAGTCCGGGCGGCCCACAGACTCCGGGAGGGCATGGCCAGGGCAATCAGGCAGGGGGTCCAGCTGGAGCGAAAGCGACAGAAGCGCCAAAGCCTGCGCCGATTCTTCCGCCGAATGTTGCGTATGACTTGACGCTCCAGCATCCGCGCTGTGTCTTCCAGTTGCTGAAACAGCAGTACTCGCGCTACACGCCGGAGATGGTTGAGCGGATTACCGGCGTTCCCAAAGATCAATTTCTGAAAGCCGCCGATCTCTACACTTCAATTCGCAAAGACGGCGATATGAAGAAGGCCGGCACCGTGATCTATGCCGTCGGCTGGACCCAGCATACTTTTGGTACGCAGATTATCCGAACTGCGGCGATGCTGCAGTTGATTATGGGAAACGTGGGACGTGCAGGCGGGGGAGTGAACGCTCTCCGCGGCCACTCCAACATTCAGGGCGCGACCGATATGGGCGGGGTGTTCGACATCTGGCCGGGATATGTGAAGGTACCGAATCCGACCGACGCCGACCTGAAGACCTATTTCAAGCGCATTACTCCCACGCCCTCCAAGCCGAACAGCTGGGATTCGTTCAACTATTGGTCGAACACGCCGAAGTTTGCGGTGTCGTACCTCAAGGCGATGTACGGCGACGCGGCGACCAAAGACAACGACTTCGCCTTCCAGTACATGCCCAAAATCGACCGCAACTACTCCTGGACGCAACTGTGGGACAACATGTACCGCGGCAAGGTTCAGGGTATGTTTGCCTTCGGCATGAACGGCGTCGCGATTGGGCCGGACTCGCAAAAGAACATCGAAGCGCTCAAGAAAGCGGATTGGCTGGTCGTTGGCGAGATTTATCCCGACGAGACCAGCGAATTCTGGCGCTCGCCGGGCATCAGTGCGGACGATGCCAAGAGCATCCAGACCACTGTTTATCGCTTGCCGTGTGCCGGCTTTGCCGAAAAAGACGGATCGATGACCAACTCTTCGCGGTGGCTGCAGTGGAAGAACATTGCGGTACCACCACCGGGTCAGGCGCGTCTCGATCAGGACATCGTGGCGCAAATTTTTCTGCGTGTTCGCGATCTCTACAAGAGCGACGGGGGCAAGTTCCCCGATCCCATTTTGAATCTGACTTGGAAGTACACGGATCCGCAGCATCCATCGCTGTCTGAGGTCGCCAAAGAGTACAACGGCAAGGCGCTTGCCGACCTCACCGATCCGAAGACGCAGCAAGTGATCAAGGCCGGGCAGCAATTGCCCGGCTTCGCGTGGCTGAAGGACGACGGCACCACATCGTGCGGGATCTGGATCTACTGCGGATCTTGGACCGAAGCGGGACCGCAACTTGCGCGTCGCGGCACCGAAGACCCATCCGGTCTCGGGGTTTATCAGAATTGGGCGTGGTCATGGCCGGCGAATCGACGCATCCTGTACAACCGTGCCTCCTGCGATGTGTCCGGCAAGCCCTGGGACCCTGATCGCAAGCAGATCTGGTGGAACGAAGCCACGCAGACATGGGTTGGAAACGACGTTCCCGACTTCAAGGCTGATTCGAATCCGAAGGACCACATGGGTCCGTTCATCATGAATGCCGAAGGAGTGGGCCGCATCTTTGCGCCGCTGGCGGCCTTTGCTGATGGTCCATTCCCGGAGCACTACGAGCCCTTTGAGAGCCCGATTTCGAATCCGCTGCATCCCAATCAGCAGAACAATCCGGTGGTGAAGAAGTTCACCACGCCGGCGGACAAATATGGGACGCCGAAGGATGGATTCGACATCGTCTGCACAACGTATCGCCTGACAGAGCATTACCACTATTGGACAAAGAACAATCCAGTGAATGTGCAGCTGATTCCCGAGCCGTTTGTCGAGATCCCCGTCGAACTCGCGAACAACCTGGGCATCAAGGGCGGCGACAACGTGAAAGTCACAAGCGCGCGCAGCTACTACGTTGCGAAAGCATTCGTCACCAAACGGATCAAGCCGATGACGGTGGACGGCAAGATGGTGTACCAAATTGGGATTCCTATCCATCAAGGATTTCGCGGCATTCAGGAAGACGCTGACCGCAATGCCCGCACCCTCCTTAACCGCCTCACACCGACGGTGACTGACCCTAACGCGTACACACCCGAATTCAAGGGCTTCCTGGTGAAGCTCGAGAAGGCATGA
- a CDS encoding DoxX family protein: MLRKLISTENSTAITVLRLVVGIVFFAHGAQKMLGWFGGYGFTGTMGFFTGAMHIPAVLAFLAIAAEFFGGLGLIFGFLTRIAAFGITVNMLVAIAMVHAQFGFFMNWAGTQKGEGIEYHLLTLAATIFLMIKGGGAFSIDRALSATGSSVAARQRA, encoded by the coding sequence ATGCTTCGCAAATTGATTTCGACCGAAAACAGTACTGCAATCACCGTTCTTCGTTTAGTTGTTGGCATCGTCTTCTTCGCTCATGGAGCCCAGAAGATGTTGGGGTGGTTTGGCGGCTATGGCTTTACCGGGACAATGGGTTTCTTTACCGGAGCCATGCACATTCCAGCCGTGCTTGCCTTTCTGGCCATCGCTGCCGAGTTCTTCGGTGGACTGGGACTGATCTTCGGTTTCCTCACCCGCATCGCCGCATTTGGGATCACGGTCAACATGCTGGTCGCAATAGCAATGGTTCACGCTCAATTTGGCTTCTTTATGAATTGGGCAGGTACGCAAAAGGGAGAAGGCATTGAGTACCACTTACTGACGCTGGCGGCCACGATCTTCCTGATGATCAAGGGAGGCGGCGCCTTCTCGATTGACCGCGCACTCTCTGCGACTGGTTCGAGCGTGGCGGCACGCCAGCGCGCCTGA
- a CDS encoding type II toxin-antitoxin system prevent-host-death family antitoxin produces MTEKVSTIDVRQRIGDLLNRVALRNDEFIIERKGKPLAALVGVERLEQMRRFAQRNALELLEQQKPSPLTDTQAAKLAAEAKLWSRRRTSRPRRKSKDGKAK; encoded by the coding sequence ATGACCGAAAAAGTTTCCACTATCGATGTGCGTCAACGGATCGGCGATCTGCTAAATCGCGTGGCTCTACGAAATGATGAGTTCATCATTGAGCGGAAGGGCAAGCCTCTCGCTGCATTGGTGGGGGTCGAACGCCTGGAGCAGATGAGGCGATTTGCGCAACGCAACGCTCTTGAACTGTTGGAGCAACAGAAACCCAGCCCTTTGACTGATACGCAGGCAGCAAAGCTGGCAGCGGAAGCCAAGCTATGGTCCCGCCGGCGGACATCAAGGCCGCGCCGCAAGTCAAAGGACGGCAAGGCAAAGTAG
- the fdxH gene encoding formate dehydrogenase subunit beta — protein sequence MSQATLQIRKISGHPGPVPGANVERAEQVCKLIDTTTCIGCKACEVACLEWNGYSFSETHFDNSYQTMPETAWNYWNLIKFNEHEREDGSTMLLMRKDQCMHCADPGCLAACPADGAIVQYSNGIVDFQQQNCIGCGYCVSGCPFDIPKFNPSTKKMFKCTLCSDRVNEGLEPACIKSCPTGCLHFGTKEDMVGIAEGRAKQLRDHFGFDKAGVYDPPGVGGTGVIYVLHDVTNPEAYGGLPKDPHVPLIVRLWKGPAKWIGNLALAGGILGVCLHYLRFGPKIAREQEDKERGGRP from the coding sequence ATGAGCCAGGCGACACTACAAATCCGCAAGATCTCAGGTCATCCCGGGCCGGTGCCGGGCGCGAACGTGGAGCGCGCGGAGCAGGTCTGCAAGCTGATCGATACCACAACCTGCATCGGCTGCAAAGCGTGCGAGGTGGCATGCCTGGAGTGGAATGGGTACAGCTTCAGCGAGACCCACTTCGACAACAGTTACCAGACCATGCCCGAAACTGCATGGAACTACTGGAATCTGATCAAGTTCAACGAGCACGAGCGCGAAGATGGCAGCACGATGCTGCTGATGCGCAAAGATCAATGCATGCACTGTGCCGATCCGGGCTGTTTGGCGGCCTGTCCGGCCGACGGCGCCATCGTCCAGTACTCCAATGGCATCGTGGACTTTCAACAGCAGAACTGCATCGGCTGCGGCTACTGCGTGAGCGGATGTCCCTTCGACATTCCGAAGTTCAATCCCAGCACCAAAAAGATGTTCAAGTGCACGCTGTGCTCTGACCGCGTCAACGAGGGGCTGGAGCCGGCGTGCATTAAGTCGTGTCCGACCGGATGCCTGCACTTTGGCACCAAGGAAGACATGGTCGGAATCGCGGAAGGACGTGCAAAGCAGCTTCGCGATCACTTCGGATTCGACAAGGCTGGAGTCTACGATCCGCCCGGCGTGGGAGGCACTGGCGTGATCTACGTTCTCCACGACGTCACGAATCCCGAAGCGTACGGCGGCCTGCCTAAAGATCCTCACGTGCCATTGATTGTGCGTCTGTGGAAGGGTCCGGCGAAGTGGATCGGCAACCTGGCATTGGCGGGCGGAATACTCGGCGTTTGTTTGCACTACCTCCGTTTTGGTCCGAAGATCGCGCGTGAGCAGGAAGACAAAGAACGCGGAGGCCGGCCGTGA